In a single window of the Agromyces sp. H17E-10 genome:
- a CDS encoding solute symporter family protein, whose product MSFTAVAASAAASVSTGVIAEAAPAASPGEPWLNIAIFAAFVAITMVIVFRASRNNKTAADYYAAGRSFTGGQNGSAIAGDYLSAASFLGIVGAIAMTGYDGFLYSIGFLVAWLVALLLVAELLRNTGKFTMADVLSFRLKQKPVRIAAATTTLVVCFFYLLAQMAGAGGLVSLLLGVGDQLGQAVVITVVGALMILYVLIGGMKGTTWVQIIKAILLIAGAGVMTVWVLALNGFDFSALLENAVEVAENPAILDPGLKYGVSDLSKVDFISLGLALVLGTAALPHVLMRFYTVPTAKEARKSVVWAIWLIGIFYVFTLVLGYGAAALVGPATIAAAPGGPNSAAPLLAFELGGPLLLGLISAIAFATILAVVAGLTITAAASFAHDIYASVVKKGKPEPGAEVKVARRTVVIIGIVAIIGGIGANGQNVAFLVALAFAVAASANLPTIVYSLYWKRFTTKGALWSMYGGLASAILLIIFSPVVSGSETSMLKTAEINFAFFPLSNPGIISIPLAFFLGWLGTVLDKGTEDPLKQSEMEVRSLTGVGAEKATQH is encoded by the coding sequence ATGAGCTTCACCGCAGTCGCGGCATCCGCCGCCGCATCCGTCTCGACCGGAGTCATCGCCGAAGCCGCACCCGCCGCCTCGCCCGGCGAGCCCTGGCTCAACATCGCGATCTTCGCCGCGTTCGTCGCGATCACGATGGTGATCGTGTTCCGTGCGAGCCGCAACAACAAGACCGCGGCCGACTACTACGCCGCCGGCCGCTCGTTCACGGGCGGGCAGAACGGCTCGGCGATCGCGGGCGACTACCTGTCGGCGGCGTCGTTCCTCGGCATCGTCGGCGCGATCGCGATGACGGGCTACGACGGGTTCCTCTACTCGATCGGGTTCCTCGTGGCGTGGCTCGTCGCGCTGCTGCTCGTCGCCGAGCTGCTGCGCAACACGGGCAAGTTCACGATGGCCGACGTGCTCTCGTTCCGGCTGAAGCAGAAGCCCGTGCGCATCGCCGCCGCGACGACCACGCTCGTCGTCTGCTTCTTCTACCTGCTCGCCCAGATGGCCGGCGCCGGCGGGCTCGTCTCGCTGCTGCTCGGCGTCGGCGACCAGCTCGGCCAGGCCGTCGTCATCACGGTCGTGGGCGCGCTCATGATCCTCTACGTGCTCATCGGCGGCATGAAGGGCACCACCTGGGTGCAGATCATCAAGGCGATCCTGCTGATCGCGGGCGCCGGCGTCATGACGGTGTGGGTGCTCGCGCTCAACGGCTTCGACTTCTCGGCGCTGCTCGAGAACGCGGTCGAGGTGGCCGAGAACCCGGCGATCCTCGACCCCGGCCTCAAGTACGGCGTCTCCGACCTGTCGAAGGTCGACTTCATCTCGCTCGGCCTCGCGCTCGTGCTCGGCACCGCGGCCCTGCCGCACGTGCTCATGCGCTTCTACACGGTGCCGACCGCGAAGGAGGCCCGCAAGTCGGTCGTCTGGGCGATCTGGCTCATCGGCATCTTCTACGTGTTCACGCTCGTGCTCGGCTACGGCGCCGCGGCCCTCGTCGGCCCCGCGACCATCGCCGCAGCGCCCGGCGGCCCGAACTCGGCGGCCCCGCTGCTCGCGTTCGAGCTCGGCGGACCGCTGCTGCTCGGTCTCATCTCGGCGATCGCGTTCGCGACGATCCTCGCGGTCGTCGCGGGCCTCACGATCACGGCGGCGGCGTCGTTCGCGCACGACATCTACGCGTCGGTCGTGAAGAAGGGCAAGCCCGAGCCGGGCGCCGAGGTCAAGGTCGCCCGTCGCACGGTCGTCATCATCGGCATCGTCGCGATCATCGGCGGCATCGGGGCGAACGGGCAGAACGTCGCGTTCCTCGTCGCGCTCGCGTTCGCCGTGGCCGCGTCGGCGAACCTGCCGACGATCGTCTACTCGCTCTACTGGAAGCGCTTCACCACGAAGGGTGCCCTGTGGAGCATGTACGGCGGCCTCGCGTCGGCGATCCTCCTCATCATCTTCTCGCCCGTCGTCTCGGGCTCGGAGACCTCGATGCTGAAGACCGCGGAGATCAACTTCGCCTTCTTCCCGCTGTCGAACCCGGGCATCATCTCGATCCCGCTCGCGTTCTTCCTCGGCTGGCTCGGCACCGTGCTCGACAAGGGCACCGAAGACCCGCTCAAGCAGAGCGAGATGGAGGTGCGCTCGCTCACGGGCGTCGGCGCCGAGAAGGCGACGCAGCACTAG
- the lpdA gene encoding dihydrolipoyl dehydrogenase, whose protein sequence is MSEYDVVLLGAGPGGYVAAIRAAQLGLSVAVIEEKYWGGVCLNVGCIPSKALLRNAELAHIFHDQAATFGISGDVHFDFGAAFDRSRQVSEKHVKGVHFLMKKNGITEIDGRGVFTGPNTIDVTKADGSVEQVSFRNAIIATGSQVRLLPGVQLSQNVVTYETQILTRELPRSIAIVGAGAIGMEFAYVLRNYGVQVTVIEFLDRALPNEDVEVSKEITRQYRNLGIPILSSTKVETVVDDGTSVTVTYTGADGQPGSLVADKALISVGFAPNVDGIGLEAAGVQLTERGAISIDERMRTNVPHIYAIGDVTAKLMLAHVAEAQGVVAAETIGDAETMELGDYRMMPRATFCSPQVASFGLTEQQARDEGYDVVVAKFPFSANGKANGLGDPVGFVKLVADKQHLELLGGHLIGPDVSELLPELTLAQKWDLGALELARNVHTHPTLSEALQEAFHGLVGHMINM, encoded by the coding sequence ATGAGCGAATACGACGTCGTCCTGCTCGGTGCCGGCCCCGGCGGATACGTGGCCGCGATCCGAGCCGCCCAACTCGGCCTGAGCGTGGCCGTCATCGAAGAGAAGTACTGGGGCGGCGTGTGCCTCAACGTGGGCTGCATCCCGTCGAAGGCGCTCCTGCGCAACGCGGAGCTCGCCCACATCTTCCACGACCAGGCCGCCACGTTCGGCATCTCGGGCGACGTGCACTTCGACTTCGGCGCGGCCTTCGACCGCAGCCGCCAGGTGTCGGAGAAGCACGTCAAGGGCGTGCACTTCCTCATGAAGAAGAACGGCATCACCGAGATCGACGGGCGCGGCGTCTTCACCGGGCCGAACACGATCGACGTGACGAAGGCCGACGGGTCGGTCGAGCAGGTCTCGTTCCGCAACGCGATCATCGCGACGGGTTCGCAGGTGCGGCTGCTGCCGGGCGTTCAGCTCTCGCAGAACGTCGTCACGTACGAGACGCAGATCCTCACGCGCGAGCTTCCCCGCTCGATCGCGATCGTCGGCGCGGGCGCCATCGGCATGGAGTTCGCGTACGTGCTGCGAAACTACGGGGTGCAGGTCACGGTCATCGAGTTCCTCGACCGTGCGCTGCCCAACGAGGACGTCGAGGTCTCGAAGGAGATCACCCGGCAGTACCGCAACCTCGGCATCCCGATCCTCTCGTCGACCAAGGTCGAGACCGTCGTCGACGACGGCACATCGGTCACGGTCACGTACACCGGCGCCGATGGTCAGCCCGGCTCGCTCGTCGCCGACAAGGCGCTCATCTCGGTCGGGTTCGCCCCGAACGTCGACGGCATCGGGCTCGAGGCGGCGGGCGTGCAGCTCACCGAGCGCGGCGCGATCTCCATCGACGAGCGCATGCGCACCAACGTGCCGCACATCTACGCGATCGGCGACGTCACCGCGAAGCTCATGCTCGCCCACGTCGCCGAGGCGCAGGGTGTCGTCGCCGCCGAGACGATCGGCGACGCCGAGACGATGGAGCTCGGCGACTACCGCATGATGCCGCGTGCGACCTTCTGCTCGCCGCAGGTCGCCTCGTTCGGGCTGACCGAGCAGCAGGCCCGCGACGAGGGCTACGACGTGGTCGTGGCGAAGTTCCCGTTCTCGGCGAACGGCAAGGCGAACGGCCTCGGCGACCCGGTCGGGTTCGTGAAGCTCGTCGCCGACAAGCAGCACCTCGAGCTGCTCGGCGGGCACCTCATCGGCCCCGACGTCTCGGAGCTTCTGCCCGAGCTCACGCTCGCCCAGAAGTGGGACCTCGGCGCGCTCGAGCTCGCCCGCAACGTGCACACCCACCCGACGCTGTCGGAGGCGCTGCAGGAGGCGTTCCACGGCCTCGTCGGGCACATGATCAACATGTAG
- a CDS encoding GntR family transcriptional regulator yields the protein MDDSRPIFIQIAEQLENDIIDGSLPEGSQIPSINEFATFLRVNPATALKGVSRLVDDGFVEKRRGIGMFVTTGARERLIVRRRAEFSAQYLRPLLVEAEKLGIDIDDLAGMLAALRSERTAS from the coding sequence ATGGACGACTCGCGTCCGATCTTCATCCAGATCGCCGAACAGCTCGAGAACGACATCATCGACGGATCGCTGCCCGAGGGCTCGCAGATCCCGTCGATCAACGAGTTCGCGACCTTCCTGCGGGTGAACCCGGCCACTGCACTGAAGGGAGTGAGCCGCCTTGTCGACGACGGATTCGTGGAGAAGCGACGGGGGATCGGCATGTTCGTGACCACGGGCGCCCGCGAGCGCCTCATCGTCAGGCGGCGAGCCGAGTTCAGCGCCCAGTACCTCAGACCCCTCCTCGTCGAGGCCGAGAAGCTCGGCATCGACATCGACGACCTGGCGGGCATGCTCGCCGCACTCCGATCCGAGAGGACCGCATCATGA
- a CDS encoding DUF485 domain-containing protein — protein sequence MSDEGLEPVAAPQPVEGALPTRPAGSKRVRVTAPQAGGPPPAPTVGGGTSDVQGLYVRSLIRSQLRLAVVVAVGFMVATALFVVAIALVPDLDRAFVFGVPVSWLLLGFGLYPLVITVGVLYVRAAARNEARYRALAEDS from the coding sequence GTGAGCGACGAGGGTCTCGAGCCGGTCGCGGCGCCTCAGCCCGTCGAAGGGGCGCTCCCCACTCGACCAGCGGGCAGCAAGCGGGTGCGGGTGACCGCGCCGCAGGCGGGCGGGCCGCCACCGGCGCCGACCGTCGGCGGCGGCACGAGCGACGTGCAGGGGCTGTACGTGCGCTCGCTCATCCGGTCGCAGTTGCGCCTCGCGGTCGTCGTGGCCGTCGGGTTCATGGTCGCGACCGCGCTCTTCGTGGTCGCGATCGCACTCGTCCCCGACCTCGACCGCGCGTTCGTCTTCGGCGTGCCCGTCTCGTGGCTCCTGCTCGGCTTCGGGCTCTACCCCCTCGTCATCACGGTGGGCGTGCTCTACGTGCGTGCGGCCGCGCGCAACGAGGCCCGCTACCGCGCCCTCGCGGAGGACTCGTGA
- a CDS encoding sulfite exporter TauE/SafE family protein, translating into MLLPVALSVLVGAASQRITGMGFALIAAPALVILLGPFDGVVVVNLCAVLSSLLILPRVWRQVEGRRLAWLLPPAILGTVAGAIVAANVPGPVLQVGVGLLVVVALTVTLVVTRTAHTATGPAPAIIAGAASGFMNASAGVGGPALSVYAVATRWPQVGFAATAQVYFIVIGSAALLGKFIATGWTWPSLDPAAWPFVIGALLVGLLIGEWLSPRVSHRVARLAVIVIAYLGGTAALVDGALELLG; encoded by the coding sequence GTGCTCCTGCCCGTCGCCCTCTCCGTGCTCGTCGGCGCGGCGTCGCAGCGCATCACCGGCATGGGGTTCGCGCTCATCGCGGCGCCCGCGCTCGTCATCCTGCTCGGGCCGTTCGACGGCGTCGTCGTCGTCAACCTGTGCGCCGTGCTCTCGTCACTGCTCATCCTGCCGCGCGTGTGGCGGCAGGTGGAGGGGCGCAGGCTGGCCTGGCTCCTGCCACCGGCGATCCTCGGCACCGTCGCCGGCGCGATCGTCGCCGCGAACGTGCCGGGGCCCGTGCTGCAGGTCGGGGTCGGGCTGCTCGTGGTCGTCGCCCTCACCGTGACCCTCGTCGTGACCCGCACCGCGCACACGGCGACCGGGCCGGCTCCCGCGATCATCGCGGGCGCCGCCTCGGGGTTCATGAACGCCTCGGCCGGTGTGGGCGGGCCGGCGCTCAGCGTCTACGCCGTCGCGACCCGCTGGCCGCAGGTCGGCTTCGCCGCCACCGCGCAGGTGTACTTCATCGTGATCGGCTCGGCGGCCCTGCTCGGCAAGTTCATCGCGACCGGGTGGACGTGGCCGTCGCTCGACCCCGCGGCCTGGCCGTTCGTGATCGGGGCGCTCCTCGTGGGTCTCCTGATCGGCGAGTGGCTCTCACCCCGGGTGAGCCATCGGGTCGCCCGGCTCGCGGTCATCGTGATCGCGTACCTCGGCGGCACCGCAGCGCTCGTCGACGGCGCACTCGAGCTGCTCGGGTGA
- a CDS encoding DMT family transporter, with translation MGLVWGASFLFMKVALGGVSFGQIAWSRVVLGALALGVIVAVTRPRVPAADGTPGPVLPREPIVWVHFLVVSFTTCVIPYLCFAWAEQYVSSSLASIYNATTPIMTALMATLAFRVERLGLSKWIGVGIGILGVVVVIGPWQYHALTGSLAGQLACLVATACYGFTFAYQRKFLSHRPIAPATFAFLSIGVAAVVMLALTPWLAIGPIELDWTVGLSLAALGVLGTGLAYIWNINVLRAWGPTGTSTVTYVTPVVGVALGVLLLGERFSWHEPLGAALVLLGILLAQGRLRLGRRRSVE, from the coding sequence ATGGGGCTCGTGTGGGGCGCCAGCTTCCTCTTCATGAAGGTCGCGCTCGGCGGGGTCTCGTTCGGGCAGATCGCCTGGTCGCGGGTCGTGCTCGGGGCGCTCGCGCTCGGCGTGATCGTCGCGGTCACCCGGCCGCGCGTGCCTGCGGCAGACGGCACGCCCGGTCCGGTACTGCCGCGCGAGCCGATCGTGTGGGTGCACTTCCTCGTGGTCTCGTTCACGACGTGCGTGATCCCCTACCTGTGCTTCGCGTGGGCCGAGCAGTACGTGTCGTCGAGCCTCGCGTCGATCTACAACGCGACGACGCCGATCATGACGGCGCTCATGGCGACCCTCGCCTTCAGGGTCGAGCGGCTCGGACTCAGCAAGTGGATCGGCGTCGGCATCGGCATCCTCGGCGTCGTCGTCGTGATCGGACCGTGGCAGTACCACGCGCTCACGGGCAGCCTCGCCGGCCAGCTCGCCTGCCTCGTCGCGACCGCCTGCTACGGGTTCACGTTCGCGTACCAGCGCAAGTTCCTCAGCCACCGGCCGATCGCGCCGGCGACGTTCGCGTTCCTGTCGATCGGCGTGGCGGCCGTCGTCATGCTCGCGCTCACCCCATGGCTCGCGATCGGGCCGATCGAGCTCGACTGGACGGTCGGCCTCTCGCTGGCTGCGCTCGGCGTGCTCGGGACCGGGCTCGCCTACATCTGGAACATCAACGTGCTGCGCGCGTGGGGGCCGACGGGCACTTCGACGGTGACGTACGTGACCCCGGTCGTCGGGGTCGCGCTCGGGGTGCTCCTGCTCGGCGAGCGGTTCAGCTGGCACGAGCCGCTCGGCGCCGCGCTCGTGCTGCTCGGCATTCTGCTGGCGCAGGGGCGGCTGCGGCTCGGTCGCCGGAGGTCGGTCGAGTAG
- a CDS encoding sensor histidine kinase: MPESMLLAAAVGVAAGALAVGLVIFLRRIVLASKELGTDAEQATYQTLHLASRAAEHLRGGLEGPDAQRAGKHLRALLGCDSLALADRTGAIAIDGDDAVRPVAERLAAEALASGRATVQRRIPIGAWETDAVAAPVVGGAGPVGAIVAFASPVRAGLVRATGEVADWVAAQVELGELDASRAALAEAEVKALRAQISPHFIYNSLNAIASFINTDPQKARDLVLEFADFTRYSFRRHGDFTTIAEELRSIDGYLKLERARFGDRLKVTLQIAPEVLSTVVPFLSIQPLVENAVRHGLESKEGGGRITIEAADSGAYAEVTVEDDGVGIDPEALASVLAGGPADGEHVGLRNVDARLRQVYGDEHGLVVETNLGAGTLVRMRVPKAGPRRDGRIAP; the protein is encoded by the coding sequence ATGCCCGAGTCGATGCTGCTCGCCGCCGCCGTCGGCGTGGCCGCGGGTGCGCTCGCCGTCGGGCTCGTGATCTTCCTGCGACGCATCGTGCTCGCCTCGAAGGAGCTCGGCACCGACGCCGAGCAGGCGACCTACCAGACCCTGCACCTCGCCTCGCGGGCGGCCGAGCACCTGCGCGGCGGGCTCGAGGGCCCCGACGCGCAGCGCGCCGGCAAGCACCTGCGCGCGCTCCTCGGCTGCGACAGCCTCGCGCTCGCCGACCGCACGGGCGCGATCGCGATCGACGGCGACGACGCCGTGCGCCCGGTCGCCGAACGGCTCGCGGCCGAGGCGCTCGCGAGCGGGCGGGCGACGGTGCAGCGCCGCATCCCGATCGGGGCGTGGGAGACCGACGCGGTCGCCGCGCCCGTCGTCGGCGGCGCCGGCCCGGTCGGCGCGATCGTCGCGTTCGCCTCCCCCGTGCGGGCGGGCCTCGTGCGGGCGACCGGCGAGGTCGCCGACTGGGTCGCGGCCCAGGTCGAGCTGGGCGAACTGGATGCCTCGCGCGCGGCCCTCGCGGAGGCCGAGGTGAAGGCCCTGCGAGCCCAGATCAGCCCGCACTTCATCTACAACTCGCTCAACGCGATCGCCTCGTTCATCAACACGGACCCGCAGAAGGCCCGCGACCTCGTGCTCGAGTTCGCGGACTTCACGCGGTACTCGTTCCGCCGGCACGGCGACTTCACGACCATCGCCGAGGAGCTGCGCTCGATCGACGGCTACCTCAAGCTCGAGCGCGCCCGGTTCGGCGACCGGCTGAAGGTCACCCTGCAGATCGCTCCCGAGGTGCTCTCGACGGTCGTGCCGTTCCTCTCGATCCAGCCGCTCGTCGAGAACGCCGTGCGGCACGGGCTCGAGTCGAAGGAGGGCGGCGGTCGCATCACGATCGAGGCAGCCGACTCGGGCGCCTACGCCGAGGTCACCGTCGAGGACGACGGGGTCGGCATCGACCCCGAGGCGCTCGCGAGCGTGCTCGCGGGCGGCCCCGCCGACGGTGAGCACGTGGGCCTGCGCAACGTCGACGCCCGGCTGCGCCAGGTCTACGGCGACGAGCACGGCCTCGTCGTCGAGACGAACCTCGGCGCGGGTACCCTCGTGCGCATGCGCGTGCCCAAGGCCGGTCCGCGTCGTGATGGGAGGATCGCACCATGA
- a CDS encoding sodium/solute symporter, with translation MNPAIGYIAIAAVALVSALIGFYGLRVSRTTSDFYVASRTVRPWWNASAIGGEYLSAASFLGIAGLILLTGASALWFPIGYTAGYLMLLLFVAAPLRRSGAYTIPDFTEARLESRGARLVTSVLVIVVGWFYIVPQLQGAALTVRITTGLPAWAGSVAVAVIVAVVVAAGGMRAITFVQAFQFWLKLTALALPVVVLLMVVGGGSPSAELAAAITPAEAFPASAGPADLDVYRTISLMVALLFGTLGLPHVLVRFYTNPDGVAARRTTVIVLVLLSVFYLFPTTFGLLGRVFAPDLAAPGSADALILLLPDRLVPGIVGDLLTALVIAGAFGAFLSTSSGLVVSLAGVISQDLLGGRVRGFRIAAIVSTAVPLAVALATESSGLAGSVGLVFAFTASTLCPMLILGIWWRGLTARGAIAGMLTGAVLSAAAILAGGPLGDAVPALRPFLEQPAAWTVPLAVVVTVFASRGDRRGIPRGVDAYLTRLHVPERG, from the coding sequence GTGAACCCCGCGATCGGCTACATCGCGATCGCCGCGGTCGCCCTCGTCTCGGCGCTCATCGGGTTCTACGGACTGCGCGTCTCGCGCACGACGAGCGACTTCTACGTCGCGAGCCGCACCGTGCGCCCGTGGTGGAACGCCTCGGCGATCGGCGGCGAGTACCTGTCTGCGGCGTCGTTCCTCGGCATCGCGGGGCTCATCCTGCTGACGGGCGCGTCGGCGCTGTGGTTCCCGATCGGCTACACGGCCGGGTACCTCATGCTGCTGCTCTTCGTCGCGGCGCCGCTCCGGCGCAGCGGCGCGTACACGATCCCCGACTTCACCGAGGCCCGGCTCGAGTCGCGGGGCGCACGACTCGTCACGAGCGTGCTCGTGATCGTGGTCGGCTGGTTCTACATCGTGCCGCAGCTGCAGGGCGCGGCGCTCACGGTGCGCATCACGACCGGCCTGCCGGCGTGGGCGGGATCGGTGGCGGTCGCGGTGATCGTCGCGGTCGTCGTCGCTGCGGGCGGCATGCGGGCGATCACGTTCGTGCAGGCGTTCCAGTTCTGGCTCAAGCTCACCGCGCTCGCCCTGCCCGTCGTCGTGCTGCTCATGGTGGTCGGCGGCGGCTCGCCGTCGGCCGAGCTCGCGGCCGCGATCACCCCCGCCGAAGCCTTCCCGGCGAGCGCGGGACCTGCCGACCTCGACGTCTACCGCACGATCTCGCTCATGGTCGCGCTGCTGTTCGGCACGCTCGGGCTGCCGCACGTGCTCGTGCGCTTCTACACGAACCCCGACGGCGTCGCCGCCCGGCGCACCACCGTGATCGTGCTCGTGCTGCTCAGCGTGTTCTACCTCTTCCCGACCACGTTCGGCCTGCTCGGCCGCGTGTTCGCGCCCGACCTCGCCGCACCGGGCAGCGCCGACGCACTCATCCTGCTGCTGCCCGACCGGCTCGTGCCCGGCATCGTCGGCGACCTGCTGACGGCGCTCGTCATCGCGGGCGCGTTCGGCGCGTTCCTCTCGACCTCGTCGGGGCTCGTCGTCTCACTCGCGGGCGTCATCAGCCAGGACCTGTTGGGCGGCCGGGTGCGCGGGTTCCGGATCGCCGCGATCGTGTCGACCGCGGTGCCGCTCGCGGTCGCACTCGCGACCGAGTCGAGCGGGCTCGCCGGCAGCGTGGGGCTCGTGTTCGCGTTCACGGCGTCGACCCTGTGCCCCATGCTCATCCTCGGCATCTGGTGGCGGGGCCTCACCGCCCGCGGGGCGATCGCGGGCATGCTCACGGGTGCCGTGCTGTCGGCCGCGGCGATCCTCGCGGGCGGCCCGCTCGGCGACGCCGTGCCCGCGCTGCGTCCCTTCCTCGAGCAGCCCGCCGCGTGGACCGTTCCACTCGCTGTCGTCGTGACCGTGTTCGCCTCGCGCGGCGATCGCCGCGGCATCCCGCGCGGTGTCGATGCGTACCTGACTCGGTTGCACGTGCCCGAGCGGGGCTGA
- a CDS encoding DUF485 domain-containing protein has product MGNDALSAEQQTAPPVDYPAVQRSPEFQELRHTHRKFVFPVLGACLVWYFGYVLLASYAHDFMSTPVWGHVNVAMLLGLAQVVTTFAVTTWYVSYANRKLDPRAETLRDEIESGQFVAPAAEEAAR; this is encoded by the coding sequence ATGGGCAACGACGCCCTGAGCGCGGAGCAGCAGACGGCCCCACCCGTCGACTACCCCGCAGTCCAACGATCCCCCGAGTTCCAAGAGCTGCGCCACACGCACCGGAAGTTCGTCTTCCCCGTGCTCGGCGCCTGCCTCGTCTGGTACTTCGGCTACGTGCTGCTCGCGAGCTACGCGCACGACTTCATGTCGACGCCCGTCTGGGGGCACGTGAACGTCGCGATGCTGCTCGGCCTCGCGCAGGTGGTCACGACCTTCGCGGTCACCACCTGGTACGTCAGCTACGCCAACCGCAAGCTCGACCCGCGCGCCGAGACGCTGCGCGACGAGATCGAGTCGGGGCAGTTCGTCGCCCCCGCAGCCGAGGAGGCCGCACGATGA
- a CDS encoding LytR/AlgR family response regulator transcription factor, producing the protein MISVLIADDEQPAIDELAYLLRQDPRIGTIHQASSGSEAIRLLAREPVDAAFLDIHMPGLTGFDLARALARFEQRPVLVFVTADEEGALEAFDLEAVDYLLKPVRTERLHRSVGRVVEAITAAGTRATGRTAPEASAPPEMIAVTLGGTTRMIRRDDVRYVQAQGDYARLHTEEASYLVRVPMADLERQWADAGFVRVHRSYLVALAHVRRVRLGADHPSVTVGQAELPVSRRLLPGLRERLEQATLRARP; encoded by the coding sequence ATGATCTCCGTGCTCATCGCCGACGACGAGCAGCCCGCGATCGACGAGCTCGCCTACCTCCTGCGGCAGGACCCGCGGATCGGCACGATCCACCAGGCCTCCTCGGGATCCGAGGCCATCCGGCTGCTCGCGCGCGAGCCCGTGGATGCCGCATTCCTCGACATCCACATGCCGGGCCTCACGGGGTTCGACCTCGCGCGGGCGCTCGCGCGCTTCGAGCAGCGCCCCGTGCTCGTGTTCGTGACCGCCGACGAGGAGGGCGCGCTCGAGGCGTTCGACCTCGAGGCCGTCGACTACCTGCTGAAGCCCGTGCGCACCGAGCGACTGCACCGCTCGGTCGGACGGGTCGTCGAGGCGATCACCGCGGCCGGCACCCGCGCCACGGGCCGCACCGCGCCCGAGGCATCCGCCCCGCCCGAGATGATCGCGGTGACGCTCGGCGGCACGACGCGCATGATCCGCCGCGACGACGTGCGCTACGTGCAGGCGCAGGGCGACTACGCGCGGCTGCACACCGAGGAGGCGAGCTACCTCGTGCGCGTGCCGATGGCCGACCTCGAACGGCAGTGGGCCGACGCGGGATTCGTGCGGGTGCACCGGTCGTACCTCGTGGCCCTCGCTCACGTGCGGCGGGTGCGGCTCGGCGCCGACCACCCGAGCGTGACGGTCGGGCAGGCCGAGCTGCCCGTGAGCCGGCGCCTCCTGCCGGGCCTGCGCGAACGGCTCGAGCAGGCGACCCTGCGAGCGCGGCCGTGA
- a CDS encoding TetR/AcrR family transcriptional regulator gives MSTTAKRPKSRPETLAKRREILRAATEVFGSKGFTNGTLADIADQVGMTHAGILHHFGSKDQLLMEVLTYRDQTDVADLEEQHIPGGIELFRHLVRTAFANAQRAGIVQAFVVLSGESVTDAHPAQRYFAERYRTLRGEVIEAFGVVCAERGIDPAADVVAHAANAIIAVMDGLQVQWLHEPEAVELAEATEFAIEAIVAAVLDPRPPFVRTNV, from the coding sequence GTGTCGACGACTGCCAAGCGCCCCAAGTCGCGCCCCGAGACGCTCGCGAAGCGGCGCGAGATCCTGCGCGCCGCGACCGAGGTGTTCGGCAGCAAGGGCTTCACGAACGGCACCCTCGCCGACATCGCCGACCAGGTCGGCATGACGCACGCGGGCATCCTGCACCACTTCGGGTCGAAGGACCAGCTGCTCATGGAGGTGCTGACCTACCGGGACCAGACCGACGTCGCCGACCTCGAGGAGCAGCACATCCCCGGCGGCATCGAGCTCTTCCGCCACCTCGTGCGGACCGCCTTCGCCAACGCACAACGGGCCGGCATCGTGCAGGCGTTCGTCGTGCTCTCGGGTGAGTCGGTGACCGACGCGCACCCCGCGCAGCGGTACTTCGCCGAGCGCTACCGCACGCTGCGCGGTGAGGTGATCGAGGCCTTCGGCGTCGTCTGCGCCGAGCGCGGCATCGACCCGGCCGCCGATGTCGTCGCCCATGCCGCCAATGCGATCATCGCCGTCATGGACGGGCTGCAGGTGCAGTGGCTGCACGAGCCCGAGGCGGTCGAGCTCGCCGAGGCGACCGAGTTCGCGATCGAGGCGATCGTCGCCGCCGTGCTCGACCCGCGCCCGCCGTTCGTGCGCACGAACGTCTGA